The genomic DNA GACCGCGTGGAGGTCGACGTTCAGTTGATGGTGAACGTGCCAACGGCCCGCGCCGCGGAGCAGTTGCTCGCACTCGAGCCGGATCTCCTGGGCATGAGCACCTACAGCTGGAACCTGCAGGAGAACGCGCGAGTGTGCAGCGAGCTGCGCCGTCTCGGCGCAGACTTCCCCATCGTGTGGGGCGGTCCGAGCTTCGCGCTCTTTGCCCGAGACTCCAGCTGGTTCGAGGCTGGAGAGCTGATCGACGCGGTCGCCATTGGCTCGGGCGAACAGACCCTCGTCCAGCTGACCCGGCAGCTCATCGAGCGAGGTCGCCTGGACGGACCGCTGGCGGGCCTCGCTCTGTTTTCGGAGGGCCGTCCGGTGTTCGGCGGAGCAACCCAGGAGCCGCTCGAGCTTGGTGAGGTCGCGTCACCGTTTGTGATCGGAGTGGCCCACCGCGTCGAGCGGCCGACGATCGAGATGGCACGCGGCTGCAGCTTCGAGTGCAGCTTCTGTAGCGACGCGCGCTCGAGTCGGGGTGGCGGTCTACGGGAGCACACACTCGAGCGCATCAGCGCGGACATCGCCGCGGTCACCGGCTGGCCGGAGGCGCGCCACGTCGACGCCGGCGCGAGCACGGCCAACGTAACCGATGCCTTCTTCCGTCGTGTGTGCGACGCGATCCGGGCCGGAGATCCGGGCGGCAAGTTGAGCTACGGATTCCAGCTCTATCCGTCCCTCGCCAGCGACGCCCAACGTGCAGCGCTCGAGGGCATCCGGGTGGACACCATCCACCTCGGGGTGCAGTCGCTCAGCCGGGATACATTTCGTTCAATGCGGCGTGGCAGCCGGGCGAGCTTCGTGGAGCGAGCCCTCGCGACCTTTCGTGGCGTGGGGCCGCTGGAGCTGAGCGTGATCCTCGGCCTGCCGGGTGAGACCTACGGCTCGTTCGTCGACACGTTCGAGCAGCTCTTGGCGCACTCGGAGGCGCGCCTGGTGGTCAACCGTCTCCTGGTGCTACCCGGGACTGCGTACCACCTGCGCCGGCGCGAGCTCGGTCTCGAGCTGGACCCGACGAAGTACTTCCGTGTGCTCTCGACCCCGACACTCTCCCGCGAGGACTTGCGGCGTGCGCAGGATTACGTGATCGAACGCACGCTAGGGCTATCGGATCTCTTTCATCAGGGTGAGGCGCGGGTGCGCTGGGTCAACTTCGACGCGCAAGCGCGTTTCGGAGATCCACCGGAGTACGCGCAAGGACGCTGAGCTCCGCGCGCCCTTCACTCACCGAACACCCGGATCAAAACGAGGTTCGGCTCGGTGCGTCGCACGGCCTCGAGCAGGCGCGCGCGGTTTCGACGCCAGAAGCTGGCGAGTGCTTCGCCGGTCGTCGTGTCGGCGGCGCGCACTGCCTCGTGGATCTGCCGGAGCGGCTCCGCGACCCCTGGGACACGGATTGGATCGTTGTCGAAGCGCGGAGCCAGGCAGTTCACGTCGAAGCTCGGCGTCCGAAATAGCGACGGTGCCGCGGCATCGGTGGGTTCGATCAGCAAGTAGAGCTGTGCGGGGGTGCCGTCGTGCTGCGTCTGCAAGTGAAAACACACGAAACCGAGCCGCGAGGGCTCCTCCCGTTCCAGGCCGGCGGCGGTGCTCTGGTCGACCTCGCCCAAGCGGCGCTCATGGGTTCTCTGCTCCAGGTCGTCGAAGGAGAGGTTCTTCACCAGTCCGCTCGTCAAGATCAGGAACGCCTTTTGAGGTTTGAGCTCCGTCTCGGGGCGCAGCAAGATCCGCTTCGACTCCCAGAAGTAGTCTTCTACGTGCAGGTTCTGTTGGTAGTAAAAGCGCACCATGCGCAGCAGATCCCCGAACAGCTCGGCGTGGTGAGCTTGGTAGGCGTTCATGGCGTCGAGCTCGGTGCGCTCGCCGCGCAGAACGGAGGTCAGAGTGCGGGCCGCGTGGTGGGCTGCGTGCATCGCCAGGAAGACGCCTGTCGAGAGCACCGGATCGATGAAACCCGATGCGTCGCCGACCAGGAGCCACCCGGGCCCGGCAACGCGCCGCATGCGATAACTCCAGTCCCGTTCGGTTCGCACCTTGGTGACGCGCTGCGCCCGGGCTCCGAGCACTCGGCTGAGCTCGGGGCTCGCGGCCACGTCTCGCTCGAAAGCTGCGGTGCGGTCCCGCTCGTTCACGGCGGCGCGTTCATCGAGCCGCACGATCCCCACGGACGCGTGGCCGCCCCCCATCGGAAACAGCCACAGCCAATGCCCAGCCTCTGCCACGAAGAGCGCCTGGTTCTCCCTGGGCAAGGCGAGCGCGCCGGCATGTTCGTAGTGCGCCCAGCTGGCCTGGTGTCTGAGCCCGTCGATCACCTCGCGCAGACCGAGCTCTCTCGCGAGGAGTGCGGACTGCCCGCTGGCGTCCACCACGAAGCGCGCCGTCGCCAGCTCGAGGTCGCTGGCGTCGCGTCTCTGGAAACACACACCTTCGAGTCGGTCGCCGCTCCAGACGAGCCGTTTTACGGCTGCGTGCTCCAGGGTCGTCGCGCCCGCTCGCGCAGCGGCCCGGAACAGCAGCTCGTCGAAACGCGAGCGATCGACCAACCAGGCATGGTCGTAGCTCTCGGTGTCGGAGAACCAGAGATCCCACTCGGGCGTGCGCCCCCACTTCTTGTGTGTGGTCCCGGACTTCCTGCCGAAGCCGGCGCGCTCGACCTCATCGAGCACGCCCATCTCGTTCAAGATGGGGATGATGCCGGGCAAGAGGCTCTCACCGACGTGCGCGCGGGGGTGACGATCCGCCTCGAGCACGAGCACCCTCAGTCCGGCTGTTGCCGCCAGAGTTGCGAGCGTGCTGCCCCCCGGGCCGCCGCCCATCACGATCACGTCGTAGTCGACGGCCTTTGCGCTCACGGGCCGCACACTTCCGAGAGGGGTTTCGTCTTCACCGAGCTTTACTCAGCATACCAAGACCGCTCGCGCCGGGCAGTCACTCGATGGGGCGGAGCGCGGCGTAGCCGTGAGCCCGGACGAAGTTGATGTGAACTCCGGCGCAGGTTGCGTCATGTGTGCAGCTCTTGCAGCGCCGGCTCTTGGTCATGAAGCGATCGGCGATGAAGCGCTCGGTGTAGCGCGGCATGTCGAGTCGGGCGTCGGCCCCCAGCATCCGCGCGTCGAGCTTCTTGCCGATGCGCTCTGGCTGTCGTCCGCCCAGACACACGGGGATGTCCAGGGACCTCACCTCGGTGGGCAGAGTCTCGCAGGTGGCGTGGAGGTCCAGATCGCCTTCGCGCTGATCGGTGACCCGCTCGTACTTCGGGGCCTGCACGAGCAAGCGAGCGCCCAGCTGCACGAGTCGCGGCAGGTGTTCTGCCATGTTCTTCGAGAGCGGGACGACGATCTCGACGTCGCCCGGCCACGACAGGACGCGGTCCACGTCCCGCGGGTCGCCGAGGAAGACCCGCGTCACCGGTCGCCCATGCAGCGCGGGGCCGGTCAGCGCCTCGAGCGTGGGCAGCTCGAGCCAGAGCTCGGCCTCTGGCGCGCGTGCCGCGAGCGCCGCGGCGGCCGGGGCGCTGCTCGCGATCACGTGTACCGCCCGCGCTCTGGGCAAGAGCTCGGCCCTGGGGCTCTGCTCCGACAGCTCGAGCACGTCGACCACCGGCTCGATGCGGTCCGCCAGCACTCGATCGAGCTCGTCACACAGCGGCTCGAGGTAACAGTGTTTGCAGCGCTCCGGCTGGCGGCAGTGGAGCTTCTCGCCATGCGAAAGGAAGCGGTCGAACTCTTCGCGGCGTCCCCGCACTTCATCGTTGAGCTTGTACGGATCCTGGATCAGCTCCTCGAAACCTTCGGCGTACGGCGGAGGGAATCGGTTGAGCCACATGTGAATGTCCGGCCGCCGCGAGATGGCAAAGGCGCGGGCGAGCACCTCTTCATGGCCGTCGAGGTCGTAAAACAGGTGTTCGCGGGCCTTGCCCCAGGCGTTTCCGAACGGAATGACCTGCAACAGATCGAACTCGCGCACACCCCAGCTGATGAAGGTCTCGAGCATCTCCGGCAGCTGTTTGACGTTCATCTTGTTGATCACGACGTCCACGTTCACGATGAACCGCCCGCTCGCGAGCGCTGCGCGCAGGCCGGCGGTTTCCTGCTCGAACGCGCCCGGTGTGCCCACCAGCGCGTCGTGCAGCTTGGCGGTGTGCCCGTGCACGCTGAACGTGATCTCGTCGAGACCGTTCTCCGCCGCCCGCTCCAGGAACTCGGGGTAAGCGAACATTCTTCCGTTGGTCACGGTCTGGACTCGGCGATACCCGGCGCGGCGTCCGAGCTTCACGAAGTCGAGGAACTGCGGGTGAATGGTGGGCTCACCCCCGGACAAGATCAGCCGGGTTGCTCCCTTCTTTCGGCCTTCGACGATCTGCACCTTCACGTCCATGCCGGAGCGTACGGTGCCGTTGTGGGCCAGCGTATCGAGGCAAAACACGCAGTGGTTGTTGCAGTCGTAGGTCAGGCGCACCCAGTTGCGCTTTTCGTGAGCGGCCGCTTCGTGTGCGACGACCTTGCCCGCGCCGCCTGGACGTGGGTCGTCCGAGAACGTCGCGTCGTGCTCCAGACTCACTCCCTCACCTCGAGCTTTTCATAACGCAGGAGCCACTGATTGCTACCCCCCGGGCGCACGTCCCGGCGTTCGAGCAAGCGCAGGGGCAGCGCTGCGACACGCGCCGCCGTCGCCTCTGCGCCGTCATTCCGGTGGTGCTCGAAGTCGGCGCCGCCGCCCTCGGCGCGGGCCGCCTGTTCGCTGCTGCGGATCAGGCCGAAGGCGACGTCGTCGATCAAGAGCAGCGAGCCTCCGGTCTCGAGTCGGCTCACCGCAAAGGCCAGCGCTTGATCGGGATCCGGCAGATGGTTGAGGCTGCGGAGGAAGAGCACGTGGCGGAAGTGTCGCCGTTCGTCCACCGCGTCCCACGAGCCGACACACGCTTCCAGCCAGGGCAGCGCGCGGCTGGCCAGGTTCAAGCGCTGCGCGTCGGGGTCGAGCGCCAGATAACGCGCGCGTCCACTCACGACCGCGGGTGCGAGCTCCGCCGCGTAGGGGACCTCTCCCGCACCAATGTCCAGGACGTCACCGGTCAGCCCCCGAAGCAGCTCCCGTGTGCGGGCGTCGTCGACGCCGAACACGTTGGCCTTGGCGGCAACATACGCTCCCGGGCAGTGAACCGCGCGGGGGCATGGCCCACACTCGTCGGCGCGAGTGAGGGCTCCGAGGTCCCGCGCGAAATCGTCGGGTGAGCGTTTGTTGCTCTTGTCCACGTAGAGCTGCCCGAGCGCCTTGACCTCGCGGAGCTCCGCTGTGTCGAAATCGGTGCTGGTGGTCACGAACAGGCGCATGCGATCGCGCAGGCGCAGGAAGACCGCGCGCGCCGGGTCCGAGACCTCGAGCAGCGTCATTGGCCCCACCTCCGCCTTGAGTGGGCAGGCCTCACCCGGCGCGCGCTTCACGTCACGCGCGGGCACCAGGTTGAAGGAGTTCGAGCGCACGGCTGCGCTCACCCGTCGCGCCGCTCGATGGTCGCGCCGAGCGCATAGTTCGCCAGCTCGTCTGCGACCAGACCGAGATCCTGGTCAGCGAGGGCCTCGAGCCGAACGACGAACGCTTGCTCGGTCTTCTCGAGCTCGGCACGCGCGAACTCGGCGTACATTTTCACCGCCGCGTCGACGGCTTCACCCGAGTAGAGATCGCAGGGAAATCTCAGCTCGATCACGGCTCGCCGTCCCCGGACTTCGGCGGCTTCTTCTTGTATTTCTCTTCCCAGCTGACGGCAATTCCCAGTGGATCGTCGAACGCCGCTTGTTCGTCCGCGTCCATCTCGAGCAGGTCGTCGAGACCCGGTGGCCCGGCGGCGCCCCCGAGTGCCTGAGTCGTGACGGTCTCGACCAGCTGTCGGTTGTCTTCCACCAGCAGGCGCCGCCACGCTTGCCCGAGCAGCTCGTTCTCGAGCTCGCCGGCCAAGAGCTCTACCGGCGTCTTCTCACCGGCCTTGGGTTTCAAGCGGATCGAGATGCGACCCGGAGCGGGGCGGTCGAGGCGTACGTAGCAACGGTCGATGAAGACGTAGGCGGCTCCGTAGATCGCATCCTTCGGATACAGCGCCTCGTCGAGCTCGACGAGCAACCCGTCGTCCGCTTGTGTCACCACGGCCTCCGCCATCACCCGGAGCTTAGCGTCTTTCGCGGCCCGCGACGGGCGATTATCCGCTGGAGAAAACCGGTCAACGCACGTGCCGTCGTGGGCTCGTGCGCTCCGCCAGCGTGAGGAACTCGCTGCGATCGGCGGCGGCCTCGTTGGAGCGGATCACTTCTGCCAGGGCCATGGCCGCGAGCCCGTGGTCTTCGTGGGTGCCCGTGGCGCCGTCGCCGCGGTTGGCCAGGAAGACTTCGAAAAACTCGGTGGCCGCCGGTCCGCGCGGGGCGGACGAAGAGTGGTCGCGCGCGCAGATGTCGAGTTGGAACTCGATGCCCGCGCGGTCGCTGAGGATGACACTCAGCGCGCCGTCGGTGACGCCGACGAGGTTGGCGATGGTCCACGCGCCGAGGCTCGACCCGACCCGCAGTGGGGCGACGAGGTGTGTGGCGGGAGGTGCCTCGGCTCCGGCACCAACCGGGGGGCGCTCGGCCGCGTTTGCGGCGCCGGCGAGCGAGGCGCCGGCGGCGCTGACCCCCGCCCAGCCCAGCACGCTGCGCCTACTGACCGAATCTTCGCTCATCTCTTGCCCGAGTGATGGTCGATCAAGCGTGGCTCGAACGTCAACGCTTTGCCACTCAAACGTTGAAGCTCAGCTTGTCGCCGTCCAGGTCGACCTTGATTGTGGTGCCCTCTGGGTAGCGATTTCCGAGCAGCGCTTCGGCCAGCGGGTCCTGCACCTGCTTCAGGATGGCGCGGCGCAGCGGCCGAGCTCCGAGGGCGGGCTCGTAGCCCAGCTCGACGAGGCGCCCCTTGGCCTGTTCCGTCAGCTCGACCTTCACGCGCCGGTCCGCGAGGAGCTTCTCGAGCTTGCGCAGCTGGATGTCGACGATCTTCCTGAGGTCGGTCTTCGACAGGGAGCGGAACACCACGACGTCGTCGATGCGGTTCAAGAACTCCGGTCGGAAGAACTCGCCGAGCTGTCCGAGCAACACGTCGCGTAGCGCTTCGCGTCCGTCTTCGGACTCGAACAACTTCGGATCCGTCTCCAGGATGCGTTGTGAGCCGATGTTGCTGGTCATGATGACCACGGTGTTGGAGAAATCGGCGCTGCGCCCGCGCCCGTCCGTCAGTCGTCCGTCGTCGAGGACCTGCAACAGCAGGTTGAACACGTCCTGGTGTGCCTTCTCGACCTCGTCGAACAGCAGCACCGAGTACGGGCGGCGGCGGACCGCCTCGGTCAAGAATCCGCCCTGGTCACTGTCGGCGTAACCCGGCGGGGCACCGATCAGTCGCTGCGCCATGTGGCGCTCCATGAACTCGCTCATGTCGAGACGTGTGAGCGCGGACTCGTCATCGAACAAGAACTCGGCTAACGCCTTGCCGAGCTCGGTCTTGCCGACGCCGCTCGGTCCGAGGAACAAGAAGCTGCCGATGGGCTTGCCCGGGTCCCTGAGGCCAACTCGCCCTCGGCGCACCGCCCGCGAGATGGCCTTCACCGCTTCGTCCTGCCCGACCACACGTTGTTCGAGGCGGGACTCCATCTTCAAGAGTTTGTCGGCTTCGCCCTCCAGCATCTTTGCTACCGGGATGCCGGTCCAGATGGCCAGGGTCGCCGCGACATCACTCTCGCTGACGTCGCGCGAGCCGTCGACCACCCCCGCGCCCCGGGCGGCCTCTTCGGCGGCGGCGAGGCGCTTCTCCAGATCGGGCAGCGTGACGTGCTCGAGCTCGCCGAGGCGGGCGAAATCCTTCTTTGCGCGGGCGTCCTCCAGCGCCGCCCGCGCAGCGTCGACCTCGCTCTTGAGCGCACGGACAGCGGCCACGGCGCCCCGCCGGGACTCGAGCTTGCTCTTCATCTCGACGACCCTGGGCTCTAGCCCCGCCAGCTCAGCCGAGAGTTTGTCGCGTGTGGCCCGGGTGGCCGCGTCGTCCGTCTTTTCCAGCGAGTGCAGCTGCGCCTTGAGTGACTCGGCACGGCGCATGGCGGCATCGACGGGGGCGGGGATCCCGTCCGTTTCGACGCGTTTTCCCGCGGCAGTCTCGTCCAGCAGATCGACCGCGCTGTCCGGCAGAAAACGGTCCTGCAAATAGCGTTTGGCCAGTCGCACCGCCGAGTTGATCGCACCTTCGCTGATCTCGACTTGGTGGCGCTCTTCGTAACGACTCGCGACGCCGCGCAGCACTTCGACCGCGCCGTCCACGCTGGGTTCGTCGATGGGGAGGTTGGTGAACGCGCGCAGGATCGAGGCGTCCTTGTCGGCGATCTTCCGCAGGCCCTCCGGCGTCGTCGTGGCCAGCATGCGGATTTCTCCGCGCAAGAGCGGCGATTTGAGGAAGTCTCCGACGCCGGATCCGGCCGGCCCCTGTCCAAACAGCTGCTCGACGCCCCGCGCGATCAGCACGGATTGGCCGCGTCGGTCGTCGGCGAGCGACGACAACAAACCCCGCATGCGTTCATCGACGTCACTTCGCAGGCGTGTCCCGGCGACCAGCGCAGCCGCGTCGAGCTCGAGCAGCCGGACGCCCGCCAGACTCGTCGGCACGTCGCCATCGGCGATGCGCTGCGCGAGGCCGGAGATCACCGCGCCCTTGCCCACCCCGGGTTCGCCCACCAAGAGTGTGTTGTTCTTCTGGCGCCGCTCCAAGATCGTAGTCAGGCGCCGCACCTCGGTGTCGCGGCCGATCACCGGATCGAGCCGACCGGCTCGCGCGTCTTCGACCCAGTCGTGAGTGTAGGTCTCCGCGTTGGTCACGCCGCTGCTCGGCCTCTTGGGCACGCTGCGGGGCTGCGAGCGGAGCACCGCCAGGTGACCTCGGAGTGAGCCGGGTGCGATGCCGAGCGCGCCCAGGATGTCACCGGCGGGCCCACGGATCTCTTGCGACAGCGCGTTGACCAGATGCTCGACCAGCACGTTGCCGGAGCGCTCTCGTTCGGCCTCGCGTCCCGCGCGCTCGAGCAGATCGAGCATGCCGGACGACAGGTACGCGGGCTCTCGACCGGCGGGCAGCTGCGCGAGCGAGCGTTCGCAGGCCGACTGGAGCTCCACCACATCGACGTTCGCCGAGCGGAACACCGCGACCACCCCCGTCTCTCGCTCCAGCATGCGGGCCAAGAGGTGCAACGGCAGAACTTCTGGATGTTTGCGGCCGTCCGCGATGGCCTGCGCCCCGGCTACCAGCGCCTTGGCATCGGGGGCGTAGCGTTCGAGTGAGAGGGTGGTCGTGTCCGAGCTCGGCATTGTCCGTGGAACTTATCTCGACCTGGGCAGAACGGGGAGAGCGCCGTAGGCTTTGCCCCGGAATATGCCGGCCCGGGTCGTGATGTACCGCACCCCCTATTGCGGGTACTGCATGCTGGCGAAGCGCCTGCTGACCAAGAAGGGGGCGGTCTTCGAGGAAATAGATGTCAGCCGCGATCCCGAGCAGCGAGCCCGGCTCCGTGAGGTGACGGGCATGCACACCGTGCCCCAGATCTTCGTCGACGACCGCCCCATCGGCGGGTACCTCGAGCTTCATCTGCTCGAGCGCGCGGGGAAGCTCGACGCCCTGTTGGCGGGAGAGTAACTCGAGCTCGTGCCCACGCTCGCCGACCTCCCGCCCTGGTTCATCGTGGGAACCGTCGTGGCCCTGGGTCTCGCCTTCGGCAGCTTCCTCAACGTCGTGATCTATCGGCTGCCGCGCGGGCAGAACCTGGCACACCCGCCGTCTCGTTGCCCGGCGTGTGGCAAGAGCATCCGCGCGTTCGACAACATCCCGGTCTTTGGTTGGTTGCTCTTGCTCGGCAAGGCGCGCTGCTGCGGAGCGCGGATTTCTCCTCGGTATCCCTTGGTGGAAGCGCTCGGCGGGCTCGCCGCCTGGGCCGTGTTCGAGGTACGTGTGGCTCCGCTTCCGCCGGACACCGTGTGGTGGCGAGCGCTCTTCTTGTTCTTGCCGTACTTCGCGCTGGCACTCGGGCTGATCGCGGCGGCGTTCATCGACCTCGAACACATGATCTTGCCGGACGAGATCACTCTTGGCGGAACCCTGCTCGGTGTGCTGAGCGTGCCGCTCCGTCACGAGCTGACCTGGGTCGAGTCGATCACTGGTGCGGCCATCGGCTTCGTGATGATCTGGCTGCCCTTCGACGTGCTCTACCGAAAGCTCCGTGGGAGGGCCGGCATGGGGCTGGGTGACGCCAAGCTGACGATGCTCGCAGGCGCTTGGTTTGGCTGGCAGGGCGCGGTGTTCGCGCTGCTCGCCGGGGCGGTTCAGGGCACCATCGCGGCCATCGTCGTGTTCGTGGCTCAGGGGAAGATCGAGGAGCCCGACGCGGTGAAACGGGAACGCGAAGAGCTCATGCAGGCCATCACCGAGGCAGAAACCGAGGAGGAACGCGCCGAGCTCGAGGCAGAGCTGGAGCTCGATCCGATCGGACATGAAGCCGAACCGGGCCTCGGCCAGTCTCGACTGGCGTTCGGCCCGTTTCTGGTGCTCGCGACCCTGGAGTTCATGTTGTTCGGTCGGGTGATCGTGGATACCTACCTCGCTTACGTGTGGGTTCTCTGATGCGGGGCGCTCTTCTGTTCGGGTTGCTGGTCGCCCCCGCTCAGCTCTCCTGCTCCTCCAGTCTGCCGGTGCCCAAGTTCGGTC from Myxococcales bacterium includes the following:
- a CDS encoding prepilin peptidase, with protein sequence MPTLADLPPWFIVGTVVALGLAFGSFLNVVIYRLPRGQNLAHPPSRCPACGKSIRAFDNIPVFGWLLLLGKARCCGARISPRYPLVEALGGLAAWAVFEVRVAPLPPDTVWWRALFLFLPYFALALGLIAAAFIDLEHMILPDEITLGGTLLGVLSVPLRHELTWVESITGAAIGFVMIWLPFDVLYRKLRGRAGMGLGDAKLTMLAGAWFGWQGAVFALLAGAVQGTIAAIVVFVAQGKIEEPDAVKREREELMQAITEAETEEERAELEAELELDPIGHEAEPGLGQSRLAFGPFLVLATLEFMLFGRVIVDTYLAYVWVL
- the hxsD gene encoding His-Xaa-Ser system protein HxsD — encoded protein: MAEAVVTQADDGLLVELDEALYPKDAIYGAAYVFIDRCYVRLDRPAPGRISIRLKPKAGEKTPVELLAGELENELLGQAWRRLLVEDNRQLVETVTTQALGGAAGPPGLDDLLEMDADEQAAFDDPLGIAVSWEEKYKKKPPKSGDGEP
- a CDS encoding AAA family ATPase yields the protein MPSSDTTTLSLERYAPDAKALVAGAQAIADGRKHPEVLPLHLLARMLERETGVVAVFRSANVDVVELQSACERSLAQLPAGREPAYLSSGMLDLLERAGREAERERSGNVLVEHLVNALSQEIRGPAGDILGALGIAPGSLRGHLAVLRSQPRSVPKRPSSGVTNAETYTHDWVEDARAGRLDPVIGRDTEVRRLTTILERRQKNNTLLVGEPGVGKGAVISGLAQRIADGDVPTSLAGVRLLELDAAALVAGTRLRSDVDERMRGLLSSLADDRRGQSVLIARGVEQLFGQGPAGSGVGDFLKSPLLRGEIRMLATTTPEGLRKIADKDASILRAFTNLPIDEPSVDGAVEVLRGVASRYEERHQVEISEGAINSAVRLAKRYLQDRFLPDSAVDLLDETAAGKRVETDGIPAPVDAAMRRAESLKAQLHSLEKTDDAATRATRDKLSAELAGLEPRVVEMKSKLESRRGAVAAVRALKSEVDAARAALEDARAKKDFARLGELEHVTLPDLEKRLAAAEEAARGAGVVDGSRDVSESDVAATLAIWTGIPVAKMLEGEADKLLKMESRLEQRVVGQDEAVKAISRAVRRGRVGLRDPGKPIGSFLFLGPSGVGKTELGKALAEFLFDDESALTRLDMSEFMERHMAQRLIGAPPGYADSDQGGFLTEAVRRRPYSVLLFDEVEKAHQDVFNLLLQVLDDGRLTDGRGRSADFSNTVVIMTSNIGSQRILETDPKLFESEDGREALRDVLLGQLGEFFRPEFLNRIDDVVVFRSLSKTDLRKIVDIQLRKLEKLLADRRVKVELTEQAKGRLVELGYEPALGARPLRRAILKQVQDPLAEALLGNRYPEGTTIKVDLDGDKLSFNV
- a CDS encoding tryptophan 7-halogenase, with the protein product MSAKAVDYDVIVMGGGPGGSTLATLAATAGLRVLVLEADRHPRAHVGESLLPGIIPILNEMGVLDEVERAGFGRKSGTTHKKWGRTPEWDLWFSDTESYDHAWLVDRSRFDELLFRAAARAGATTLEHAAVKRLVWSGDRLEGVCFQRRDASDLELATARFVVDASGQSALLARELGLREVIDGLRHQASWAHYEHAGALALPRENQALFVAEAGHWLWLFPMGGGHASVGIVRLDERAAVNERDRTAAFERDVAASPELSRVLGARAQRVTKVRTERDWSYRMRRVAGPGWLLVGDASGFIDPVLSTGVFLAMHAAHHAARTLTSVLRGERTELDAMNAYQAHHAELFGDLLRMVRFYYQQNLHVEDYFWESKRILLRPETELKPQKAFLILTSGLVKNLSFDDLEQRTHERRLGEVDQSTAAGLEREEPSRLGFVCFHLQTQHDGTPAQLYLLIEPTDAAAPSLFRTPSFDVNCLAPRFDNDPIRVPGVAEPLRQIHEAVRAADTTTGEALASFWRRNRARLLEAVRRTEPNLVLIRVFGE
- a CDS encoding radical SAM protein, encoding MARSFGLRLASPCDLACAACDRGGSGTPIERATEPFAGSEHGDELRILGCDPLSLPGLSSVIEAARARGCRRVAVETNGAGLATASLDAIDELSIPELMLEPEDADLLFGRPGAQARLELGLRRWSGAVRLRVPILAAGFQDPHRALARRSNVVGLELHLPGEAPDAARAAWLRFPDKAALSEALGRVLDAALEHGVEAAILPRSGLPFCAVPERHRHTGVLRFDRTREAELGPRDRYSPACEPCVARRECSGFRAWQLTEWPAGAVEPLTQPIAAPASLAAERGAAAPGKTRGRFRVVLANLVERTFGYGPGAAEYLRAALLTAPALRDRVEVDVQLMVNVPTARAAEQLLALEPDLLGMSTYSWNLQENARVCSELRRLGADFPIVWGGPSFALFARDSSWFEAGELIDAVAIGSGEQTLVQLTRQLIERGRLDGPLAGLALFSEGRPVFGGATQEPLELGEVASPFVIGVAHRVERPTIEMARGCSFECSFCSDARSSRGGGLREHTLERISADIAAVTGWPEARHVDAGASTANVTDAFFRRVCDAIRAGDPGGKLSYGFQLYPSLASDAQRAALEGIRVDTIHLGVQSLSRDTFRSMRRGSRASFVERALATFRGVGPLELSVILGLPGETYGSFVDTFEQLLAHSEARLVVNRLLVLPGTAYHLRRRELGLELDPTKYFRVLSTPTLSREDLRRAQDYVIERTLGLSDLFHQGEARVRWVNFDAQARFGDPPEYAQGR
- the grxC gene encoding glutaredoxin 3, which gives rise to MPARVVMYRTPYCGYCMLAKRLLTKKGAVFEEIDVSRDPEQRARLREVTGMHTVPQIFVDDRPIGGYLELHLLERAGKLDALLAGE
- a CDS encoding radical SAM protein, whose product is MEHDATFSDDPRPGGAGKVVAHEAAAHEKRNWVRLTYDCNNHCVFCLDTLAHNGTVRSGMDVKVQIVEGRKKGATRLILSGGEPTIHPQFLDFVKLGRRAGYRRVQTVTNGRMFAYPEFLERAAENGLDEITFSVHGHTAKLHDALVGTPGAFEQETAGLRAALASGRFIVNVDVVINKMNVKQLPEMLETFISWGVREFDLLQVIPFGNAWGKAREHLFYDLDGHEEVLARAFAISRRPDIHMWLNRFPPPYAEGFEELIQDPYKLNDEVRGRREEFDRFLSHGEKLHCRQPERCKHCYLEPLCDELDRVLADRIEPVVDVLELSEQSPRAELLPRARAVHVIASSAPAAAALAARAPEAELWLELPTLEALTGPALHGRPVTRVFLGDPRDVDRVLSWPGDVEIVVPLSKNMAEHLPRLVQLGARLLVQAPKYERVTDQREGDLDLHATCETLPTEVRSLDIPVCLGGRQPERIGKKLDARMLGADARLDMPRYTERFIADRFMTKSRRCKSCTHDATCAGVHINFVRAHGYAALRPIE